The genomic stretch ATCGGCGTCGGCGAAGACGGCCCGACCCATGAACCGGTCGAGCAGATGGCCTCGCTGCGCGCGATCCCGAACCTGCTGATGTTCCGCCCGGCGGACGCCATGGAAACGGCAGAATGCTGGCAGCTCGCGCTGGAGAGCCAGCATGCGCCCTCCGGCATCGCGCTCACCCGCCAGAACCTGCCGGCCGTGCGTCTCGACTATTCCGAGAAGAACCTCTGCGCCACGGGCGCCTATGATCTGATCCCGGCCAATGAAGCCGAAGTCACGATCTTCGCCTCCGGTTCGGAAGTCGGTCTCGCGGTGGAAGCCCAGAAGGTCCTCGACGGCAAGGGCATTGCCACCCGCGTCGTTTCCGTGCCCTGCATGGAACTGTTCTTCGAGCAGCCGGAAGATTACCAGAAGGCGATCATCGGCAATTCGCCGATCAAGGTCGGCGTCGAGGCAGCCATCCGCATGGGCTGGGACGCCTTCATCGGCACCGACGGCATCTTCATCGGCATGAACGGCTACGGCGCATCCGGCAAGGGCTCTGATCTCTTCAAGCACTTCGGCATCACCGCCGAGGCGATTGTCGAGGCGGTCGAAAAGAAGCGCGCATAAGCGACTTCAAAGGATTGAATTGGGCAGCCCGGCCCGCGCCGGGCTGCCCTTGCCGAAAATGACGTCATTCTGCCTGTTTAAGGCTGATTTTCCGGCAAAAAGCGCTTATATCGAGGCAGCCGGCCCGCCGGCGCGCGATGGCCGTTTTCGCTGCGGCGGTCTTCGGGGCGTGCGCCCGGCCGTCTCCTGGGGCGTCATCCGGCGGCTTTGAGCTTTGTAAAATATATCTACTCGCGAATAGGGAGTCCCTACCATGACAGTTAAAGTTGCCATCAACGGCTTCGGCCGCATCGGCCGCAATGTTCTGCGCGCCATCGTCGAATCGGGCCGCAAGGACATCGAAGTCGTCGCCATCAACGATCTGGGCCCGGTTGAAACCAATGCTCATCTGCTGAAATATGATTCGGTGCACGGCCGCTTCCCGCACGAGGTCACCGTCAACGGCGACACGATCGATGCCGGCCTCGGCCCGATGCGCGTCACAGCCATCCGCGACCCGAAGGAACTGCCCTGGAGCGACGTCGACATCGCGCTGGAATGCACCGGCATCTTCACTGCCAAGGAAAAGGCCGAGATGCTGCTGGCCTCTGGCGCCAAGCGCGTTCTGGTTTCCGCTCCCTCGGCCGGCGCCGACAAGACGATCGTCTACGGCGTCAACCAGGACACGCTGACCAAGGACGACATGATCGTCTCCAACGGTTCGTGCACCACCAACTGCCTCGCGCCGATCACCTATGTGCTCAACGAGAAGTTCGGCATCGAG from Martelella sp. AD-3 encodes the following:
- the gap gene encoding type I glyceraldehyde-3-phosphate dehydrogenase, with translation MTVKVAINGFGRIGRNVLRAIVESGRKDIEVVAINDLGPVETNAHLLKYDSVHGRFPHEVTVNGDTIDAGLGPMRVTAIRDPKELPWSDVDIALECTGIFTAKEKAEMLLASGAKRVLVSAPSAGADKTIVYGVNQDTLTKDDMIVSNGSCTTNCLAPITYVLNEKFGIERGYMTTIHSYTGDQPTLDTMHKDLYRARAAALSIIPTSTGAAKAIGLVIPELKGKLDGSSIRVPTPNVSVVDLKFVPSKDVTAEEVNAAIKEAAAGKLKGVLEYNDEPLVSRDFNHDPASSIFAAQQTKVLEGKLVRVLSWYDNEWGFSNRMADVAVAMGKLL